The Naumovozyma castellii chromosome 4, complete genome genome contains a region encoding:
- the CDC5 gene encoding polo kinase CDC5 (ancestral locus Anc_6.31) produces MSLAPLHPINDKQLNTRSKVFNTPVKQSVTRPTTQTNNVDHDKENNQHNAIPTTNKNKRVMTEQHEPKKKKEKLSSLCKTPPSLIKTRGRDYRRGHFLGEGGFARCFQIKDESGKIFAAKTVAKISIKTEKTKKKLLSEIQIHKSMKHPNIVHFVDCFEDDTNVYILLEICSNGSLMDLMKKRKTLTEPEVRFFTTQICGAVKYMHSRRVIHRDLKLGNIFFDKDYNLKVGDFGLAAVLANNRERKYTVCGTPNYIAPEVLMGKHAGHSFEVDIWSIGVMIYALLVGKPPFQAKDVNVIYDRIKACQYGYPKDKYVSSEAKTLIADILCVDPVERPSIREIIDDVWFRGIFPPKITEDVMELTPKDTNEITLEESFTNFRTCMTNAGLLSSSVPSASSKSVRYKESNDAANELKAQIKSDINNATTNGNKTILPHALSPGGTKNKYKEVIDLEAQRKLNDLAREARIRRAQQNSAKNTLIPMLSNTIKSEISLRILSSECLLALNGILEAEAQKRMGGLPHSRLPEAKHPIVVTKWVDYSNKHGFSYQLSTEDIGVLFNSGTTVLRLADAEEFWYISYDSKEGWVAGHYALADSPKELSRHLEIVEFFAKYMQANLSRVSTFVREEYHKDDVFLRRYTRYKQFVMFELSDGTFQFNFKDHHKFAISDGGRLVTYISPTHESLTYPLVEVLKNGGIPDYPDSKFLEKLILIKEGLKQKSSIVSLGRT; encoded by the coding sequence ATGTCATTAGCTCCGTTACACCCAATCAATGATAAACAATTAAATACCCGCTCCAAAGTATTTAATACGCCGGTAAAACAATCAGTAACGAGACCAACTACACAAACTAATAATGTTGATCAtgataaggaaaataatCAGCATAATGCCATCCCAACTActaataagaataaaagaGTAATGACTGAACAACACgaaccaaagaagaagaaggaaaaattatcatctCTTTGTAAGACTCCACCATCATTAATTAAGACAAGAGGTAGAGATTATCGTAGAGGTCATTTCCTAGGTGAAGGTGGGTTTGCACGttgtttccaaattaaagatgaatcTGGGAAGATATTTGCTGCCAAGACTGTGGCAAAAATTTCCATTAAGACtgaaaagacaaagaaaaaattactttctgaaattcaaattcataaGAGTATGAAAcatccaaatattgttcATTTTGTGGATtgttttgaagatgatacaaatgtatatatattattggaaatttgttcaaatggttcattaatggatcttatgaagaaaaggaaaactTTAACAGAACCAGAAGTCAGATTTTTCACTACTCAAATTTGTGGTGCCGTCAAGTATATGCATTCAAGAAGAGTTATACAtagagatttgaaattgggAAATATCTTTTTTGATAAAGATTACAATTTAAAAGTGGGTGATTTTGGATTGGCTGCTGTATTGGCAAATAATCgtgaaagaaaatatacaGTATGTGGTACTCCAAATTATATTGCCCCTGAAGTATTAATGGGGAAACATGCTGGTCATTCATTTGAAGTCGATATTTGGTCTATTGGTGTTATGATTTATGCCTTATTGGTAGGGAAGCCACCATTTCAAGCAAAAGACGTTAACGTCATTTATGATAGAATTAAGGCATGCCAATATGGATATCCAAAGGATAAATATGTCTCTTCTGAAGCTAAGACTTTAATTGCAGATATACTTTGTGTGGACCCAGTGGAAAGGCCTTCTATCCgagaaattattgatgatgtttGGTTTAGAGGCATCTTCCCACCTAAAATAACAGAAGATGTAATGGAATTAACTCCTAAAGATACAAATGAAATAACATTAGAAGAATCATTTACCAATTTCAGAACTTGTATGACAAATGCAGGTctattatcatcatcagtaCCATCAGCGTCATCCAAGTCGGTTCGTTACAAGGAATCGAACGACGCTgctaatgaattgaaagcACAAATTAAATCAGATATTAATAATGCTACTACGAACGGAAACAAGACGATATTACCTCATGCATTATCCCCTGGTGGGacaaagaataaatataaagaagTCATTGATTTAGAAGcacaaagaaaattaaatgatcTGGCTCGTGAGGCAAGAATACGTAGAGCTCAACAGAATAGTGCAAAAAATACATTAATTCCAATGCTATCAAATACAATtaaatctgaaatttcGTTAAGGATTTTATCTAGTGAATGTCTTCTAGCATTAAATGGGATCTTAGAAGCTGAAGCTCAAAAGAGAATGGGTGGACTACCTCATTCAAGACTACCTGAAGCCAAGCATCCAATTGTTGTTACTAAATGGGTTGATTATTCTAATAAACATGGATTTTCATATCAATTATCTACAGAAGATATTGGTGTATTATTTAATAGTGGTACTACTGTACTCCGATTAGCTGATGCTGAGGAATTCTGGTATATCAGTTATGATTCTAAGGAAGGTTGGGTGGCAGGTCATTATGCATTAGCAGATAGTCCCAAGGAGCTCAGTAGACATTTAGAAATTGTGGAATTTTTTGCCAAATACATGCAAGCAAACTTGAGTAGAGTCTCCACTTTTGTAAGGGAGGAATATCATAAAGATGACGTTTTCCTCAGAAGATATACGAGATATAAACAATTTGTCATGTTTGAATTGAGTGACGGTACGttccaattcaatttcaaggACCATCATAAATTTGCCATATCGGATGGTGGCAGATTAGTAACGTATATTTCTCCAACACATGAAAGTTTAACATATCCATTAGTAGAAGTATTAAAGAATGGTGGAATACCAGATTATCCTGATAGTAAATTcttagaaaaattaattcttATAAAGGAGGGTTTAAAACAGAAATCTTCCATTGTATCACTTGGACGGacctaa